Proteins encoded by one window of Rhodamnia argentea isolate NSW1041297 chromosome 6, ASM2092103v1, whole genome shotgun sequence:
- the LOC125315369 gene encoding protein-tyrosine sulfotransferase-like, with product MLYPSALECPHSYDQLRFDPSKRKCRLLVTHDDCSLMSKLPKDRTSVVTILRDPVDRVFSTYEFSVEEAARFLVHPNLTSYTRMVGRLRSETKGFAVSTLDIWPWKYLVTWMREDLFARRYARRHGGSRDIYSSNPYNMEEGQCIVMPLHKYIYDPIARDIIHNGATFQHKELGKLVLEVAKASEIGYWV from the exons ATGTTGTATCCTAGTGCTCTGGAATGCCCTCACTCTTATGATCAATTGAGGTTTGATCCCAG CAAGCGAAAGTGCAGGTTGTTGGTCACTCATGATGACTGTAGCCTGATGTCAAAACTTCCTAAGGATAGAACATCAGTGGTGACCATACTAAGAGACCCCGTCGATCGTGTTTTCAGTACATATGAATTCTCGGTGGAGGAAGCAGCTAGATTTTTGGTGCACCCTAATTTAACTTCTTACACAAGAATGGTTGGGCGCTTGCGCTCCGAGACTAAAGGATTTGCAGTTAGTACACTGGATATATGGCCATGGAAGTATCTAGTTACTTGGATGAGAGAAGACCTATTTGCAAGG AGATATGCGAGAAGGCATGGTGGATCCAGGGATATCTACAGCAGCAACCCATACAATATG GAGGAAGGGCAATGCATTGTAATGCCATTGCATAAGTATATCTATGACCCTATTGCTCGAGATATAATTCACAATGGTGCCACGTTTCAG CACAAAGAACTTGGCAAACTTGTCCTTGAAGTTGCAAAGGCCAGTGAAATTGGTTATTGGGTTTAA
- the LOC115752261 gene encoding UDP-xylose transporter 1: protein MGEMTGFQLGVIGALFLSVASSVSIVICNKALMSNLGFPFATTLTSWHLMVTFCTLHVAQRLNFFETKAIDLKTVMLFGILNGVSIGLLNLSLGFNSVGFYQMTKLAIIPFTVLLETLFLNKQFSRKIKFSLFVLIAGVGFASITDLQLNFVGTVLSALAIVTTCVGQILTNTIQKKLNVSSTQLLYQSAPFQAGILFVSGPLVDQCLTKQNVFAYKYSPIVLGFIILSCLIAVSVNFSTFLVIGKTSPVTYQVLGHLKTCLVLGFGYTLLHDPFTERNIIGILVAMLGMGLYSYFCTQESKKKQSTDLSIPQIKEKVTEPLLDGKSLGYQDKESQDAKKSSRDSFV, encoded by the exons ATGGGGGAGATGACAGGCTTCCAGTTGGGTGTGATTGGTGCTCTGTTTCTCTCAGTGGCATCATCTGTGTCCATTGTCATCTGCAACAAGGCTCTAATGAGCAATCTTGGCTTCCCTTTTG CCACAACTCTCACCAGTTGGCACCTGATGGTAACATTTTGTACGCTGCATGTGGCTCAACGTTTGAACTTCTTCGAAACAAAGGCGATCGACTTGAAGACCGTGATGCTATTTGGCATTCTGAATGGAGTTTCGATTGGCCTTTTGAACTTGAGTCTTGGTTTCAACTCCGTCGGATTCTACCAG ATGACAAAACTGGCAATCATACCATTCACTGTACTCCTGGAAACTCTCTTCCTTAATAAGCAGTTCAG CCGGAAAATAAAATTCTCTCTATTTGTCTTGATTGCTGGGGTTGGCTTCGCCTCCATCACGGATCTCCAACTCAATTTTGTGGGGACAGTGCTCTCTGCTCTGGCCATCGTCACAACCTGCGTCGGCCAAATT TTGACAAACACCATACAGAAGAAGCTCAATGTCTCCTCCACGCAGCTGCTGTACCAGTCAGCACCTTTCCAAGCAGGCATTCTCTTTGTCTCAGGCCCTCTGGTGGATCAATGCCTCACCAAGCAAAATGTCTTTGCTTATAAGTACTCTCCCATAGTCTTG GGTTTCATCATTCTTTCCTGCCTGATAGCAGTGTCAGTGAACTTCAGCACATTCTTGGTGATTGGGAAGACATCCCCTGTGACTTACCAAGTGCTGGGCCACCTCAAGACATGCCTGGTCCTGGGGTTCGGCTACACGTTGCTGCACGACCCTTTCACCGAGAGGAACATCATCGGCATTCTCGTCGCCATGCTTGGGATGGGCTTATACTCTTACTTCTGCACCCAAGAGAGCAAGAAGAAGCAGTCAACAGATCTCTCCATTCCTcag ATTAAAGAGAAGGTTACTGAACCGCTTCTTGATGGGAAGAGCTTGGGCTATCAAGACAAAGAAAGTCAAGATGCCAAGAAATCAAGTAGAGACTCCTTTGTCTGA
- the LOC115752256 gene encoding protein ENHANCED DISEASE RESISTANCE 2-like isoform X2, whose protein sequence is MCPTLGHVLSSHNLIDCDVLDPVRSAMIDSCIRVMDNGRESIHRKVFFIFTLYNTSNHNDQLKLGAYSPEEAARWIHSFQEAAIKGGPDPGASVLNCSKMSRHSLRLSGSNRVSHVIPVDWTLGTSNHTDLVASDVVAPSPWTIFGFQNGLRLFKEAKEWDSHGKWDDHPAVMAVGVVDGTSEAIFQTLMSLGPSRSEWDFCFYKGRVVEHLDGHTDIIHKQLYSDWLPWELKCRDLLLRRYWRREDDGTYVILYHSVFHKKCPPQKGFVRVCLKSGGYVITPVNQGAQSIVKHMLAIDWKYWKSYIRTSSGRCITIKMLGRVAALRELFQAKIGNFSSNFSSGELARNVMFHDDRPMESLKDGRTVEEMSDGSGKAPSEHASLLSLNDAADEFFDVLEPSDDQSESSWSRDFAPDIYPQGHHPRLSTAAGFVRKLHDLAVQKRGYVDLQDMVTEDIVSCCYGTTLPKDPTCMLTSSWTEADPSTFLIRGKNYLKDHQKVKAKGTLMQMVAADWLRSDKREDDLGGRPGSIVQKYAAHGGAEFLFIVNIQVPGSTTYSLALYYMMSTTLKDAPLLESFVKGDDAHRNSRFKLIPYISKGSWIVKQSVGKKACLIDQALQMNYFRGSNYLELGINIGSSTVARGVVNLVLGYLNSLVIEMAFLVQANTEDELPEYHLGTCRLNYLDAARSVLLKQ, encoded by the exons ATGTGCCCGACTTTGGGCCATGTTCTCAGTTCTCACAACCTAATTGATTGTGATGTGCTG GATCCTGTGAGAAGTGCGATGATTGATTCCTGTATTCGAGTCATGGACAATGGAAGAGAAAGCATTCATAGAAAA GTGTTCTTCATATTCACACTTTATAATACGTCAAATCACAATGACCAACTCAAG CTGGGAGCATATAGTCCTGAAGAAGCAGCAAGATGGATTCATTCCTTCCAGGAAGCAGCTATTAAG GGCGGTCCAGATCCTGGTGCTAGTGTTCTGAACTGCTCAAAAATGAGCCGGCACTCATTAAG ATTAAGTGGTTCCAACAGAGTAAGTCATGTTATTCCAGTGGACTGGACTCTTGGTACATCCAACCATACAGATCTAGTGGCATCAGATGTTGTTGCCCCTTCACCATGGACAATCTTTGGTTTCCAGAATG GTTTGCGGCTTTTTAAAGAAGCAAAAGAGTGGGATTCTCATGGGAAA TGGGATGACCATCCTGCAGTAATGGCTGTCGGTGTGGTTGATGGCACATCAGAAGCCATTTTTCAAACACTTATGTCTCTTGGTCCCTCAAGATCTGA ATGGGACTTCTGTTTCTATAAGGGAAGGGTGGTTGAGCATCTCGATGGTCACACCGATATCATTCACAAGCAGCTGTATAGCGATTGGCTACCTTG GGAACTGAAATGTAGAGATCTGTTGTTGCGTCGATattggagaagagaagatgatggtaCATATG TTATACTCTATCATTCAGTGTTCCACAAGAAGTGCCCCCCGCAGAAAGGCTTTGTCCGAGTGTGCCTAAAAA GTGGAGGATATGTCATTACTCCAGTGAACCAAGGGGCACAATCAATAGTAAAACACATGCTTGCTATTGATTGGAAATACTGGAAATCTTACATACGAACTTCTTCAGGCCGGTGTATAACAATCAAAATGCTTGGCAGAGTTGCTG CACTAAGAGAGTTGTTTCAAGCAAAAATAGGGAATTTTTCCTCAAACTTTTCGTCAGGAGAGCTGGCAAGAAATGTTATGTTTCATGACGATAGACCCATGGAATCGTTAAAGGATGGTAGGACAGTGGAAGAGATGAGTGATGGATCAGGTAAGGCGCCTTCAGAGCATGCTAGCCTTCTCAGCCTAAACGATGCTGCTGACGAGTTCTTTGATGTTCTGGAGCCATCAGATGACCAATCAGAGAGCAGTTGGTCTCGTGATTTTGCACCAGACATTTACCCTCAG GGACATCATCCGAGATTATCAACTGCTGCTGGTTTTGTGAGAAAATTACATGACCTTGCAG TTCAGAAGAGGGGCTATGTTGACTTACAAGATATGGTGACAGAAGACATTGTCTCATGTTGCTATGGAACTACTCTTCCTAAAGATCCGACTTGCATGTTGACTTCCAGCTGGACTGAAGCAGACCCTTCTACATTTTTAATCCGTGGAAAGAATTATTTGAAGGACCATCAGAAG GTTAAAGCCAAAGGAACCTTGATGCAAATGGTTGCTGCAGATTGGCTAAGATCTGACAAAAGGGAAGATGATCTTGGAGGAAGGCCGGGGAGTATTGTTCAG AAATATGCAGCCCATGGTGGAGCAGAGTTCTTATTTATTGTAAACATACAG GTACCTGGATCAACAACCTACAGCCTAGCACTATACTACATGATGAGCACTACCCTGAAAGATGCACCCCTACTGGAGAGCTTTGTCAAGGGGGATGATGCACATAGAAATTCAAGGTTCAAGCTTATACCTTATATCTCAAAG GGTTCTTGGATAGTTAAGCAGAGTGTAGGAAAGAAAGCCTGTCTGATTGACCAAGCACTGCAAATGAATTATTTTCGTGGGAGTAACTACTTGGAG CTTGGGATCAACATTGGGTCATCAACAGTTGCCAGGGGAGTGGTTAATCTGGTACTTGGTTACCTTAACAGCCTGGTCATCGAAATGGCATTCTTGGTGCAG GCTAACACGGAAGACGAGCTGCCCGAGTATCATCTGGGAACTTGCCGGCTTAACTATCTGGATGCAGCAAGATCGGTTCTACTCAAACAGTGA
- the LOC115752256 gene encoding protein ENHANCED DISEASE RESISTANCE 2-like isoform X3 — translation MSRHSLRLSGSNRVSHVIPVDWTLGTSNHTDLVASDVVAPSPWTIFGFQNGLRLFKEAKEWDSHGKWDDHPAVMAVGVVDGTSEAIFQTLMSLGPSRSEWDFCFYKGRVVEHLDGHTDIIHKQLYSDWLPWELKCRDLLLRRYWRREDDGTYVILYHSVFHKKCPPQKGFVRVCLKSGGYVITPVNQGAQSIVKHMLAIDWKYWKSYIRTSSGRCITIKMLGRVAALRELFQAKIGNFSSNFSSGELARNVMFHDDRPMESLKDGRTVEEMSDGSGKAPSEHASLLSLNDAADEFFDVLEPSDDQSESSWSRDFAPDIYPQGHHPRLSTAAGFVRKLHDLAVQKRGYVDLQDMVTEDIVSCCYGTTLPKDPTCMLTSSWTEADPSTFLIRGKNYLKDHQKVKAKGTLMQMVAADWLRSDKREDDLGGRPGSIVQKYAAHGGAEFLFIVNIQVPGSTTYSLALYYMMSTTLKDAPLLESFVKGDDAHRNSRFKLIPYISKGSWIVKQSVGKKACLIDQALQMNYFRGSNYLELGINIGSSTVARGVVNLVLGYLNSLVIEMAFLVQANTEDELPEYHLGTCRLNYLDAARSVLLKQ, via the exons ATGAGCCGGCACTCATTAAG ATTAAGTGGTTCCAACAGAGTAAGTCATGTTATTCCAGTGGACTGGACTCTTGGTACATCCAACCATACAGATCTAGTGGCATCAGATGTTGTTGCCCCTTCACCATGGACAATCTTTGGTTTCCAGAATG GTTTGCGGCTTTTTAAAGAAGCAAAAGAGTGGGATTCTCATGGGAAA TGGGATGACCATCCTGCAGTAATGGCTGTCGGTGTGGTTGATGGCACATCAGAAGCCATTTTTCAAACACTTATGTCTCTTGGTCCCTCAAGATCTGA ATGGGACTTCTGTTTCTATAAGGGAAGGGTGGTTGAGCATCTCGATGGTCACACCGATATCATTCACAAGCAGCTGTATAGCGATTGGCTACCTTG GGAACTGAAATGTAGAGATCTGTTGTTGCGTCGATattggagaagagaagatgatggtaCATATG TTATACTCTATCATTCAGTGTTCCACAAGAAGTGCCCCCCGCAGAAAGGCTTTGTCCGAGTGTGCCTAAAAA GTGGAGGATATGTCATTACTCCAGTGAACCAAGGGGCACAATCAATAGTAAAACACATGCTTGCTATTGATTGGAAATACTGGAAATCTTACATACGAACTTCTTCAGGCCGGTGTATAACAATCAAAATGCTTGGCAGAGTTGCTG CACTAAGAGAGTTGTTTCAAGCAAAAATAGGGAATTTTTCCTCAAACTTTTCGTCAGGAGAGCTGGCAAGAAATGTTATGTTTCATGACGATAGACCCATGGAATCGTTAAAGGATGGTAGGACAGTGGAAGAGATGAGTGATGGATCAGGTAAGGCGCCTTCAGAGCATGCTAGCCTTCTCAGCCTAAACGATGCTGCTGACGAGTTCTTTGATGTTCTGGAGCCATCAGATGACCAATCAGAGAGCAGTTGGTCTCGTGATTTTGCACCAGACATTTACCCTCAG GGACATCATCCGAGATTATCAACTGCTGCTGGTTTTGTGAGAAAATTACATGACCTTGCAG TTCAGAAGAGGGGCTATGTTGACTTACAAGATATGGTGACAGAAGACATTGTCTCATGTTGCTATGGAACTACTCTTCCTAAAGATCCGACTTGCATGTTGACTTCCAGCTGGACTGAAGCAGACCCTTCTACATTTTTAATCCGTGGAAAGAATTATTTGAAGGACCATCAGAAG GTTAAAGCCAAAGGAACCTTGATGCAAATGGTTGCTGCAGATTGGCTAAGATCTGACAAAAGGGAAGATGATCTTGGAGGAAGGCCGGGGAGTATTGTTCAG AAATATGCAGCCCATGGTGGAGCAGAGTTCTTATTTATTGTAAACATACAG GTACCTGGATCAACAACCTACAGCCTAGCACTATACTACATGATGAGCACTACCCTGAAAGATGCACCCCTACTGGAGAGCTTTGTCAAGGGGGATGATGCACATAGAAATTCAAGGTTCAAGCTTATACCTTATATCTCAAAG GGTTCTTGGATAGTTAAGCAGAGTGTAGGAAAGAAAGCCTGTCTGATTGACCAAGCACTGCAAATGAATTATTTTCGTGGGAGTAACTACTTGGAG CTTGGGATCAACATTGGGTCATCAACAGTTGCCAGGGGAGTGGTTAATCTGGTACTTGGTTACCTTAACAGCCTGGTCATCGAAATGGCATTCTTGGTGCAG GCTAACACGGAAGACGAGCTGCCCGAGTATCATCTGGGAACTTGCCGGCTTAACTATCTGGATGCAGCAAGATCGGTTCTACTCAAACAGTGA
- the LOC115752256 gene encoding protein ENHANCED DISEASE RESISTANCE 2-like isoform X1, whose translation MEGWLYLIRSNRLGLQFSRKRYFVHDDHSLKCFKSVPSSIDEDPVRSAMIDSCIRVMDNGRESIHRKVFFIFTLYNTSNHNDQLKLGAYSPEEAARWIHSFQEAAIKGGPDPGASVLNCSKMSRHSLRLSGSNRVSHVIPVDWTLGTSNHTDLVASDVVAPSPWTIFGFQNEAKEWDSHGKWDDHPAVMAVGVVDGTSEAIFQTLMSLGPSRSEWDFCFYKGRVVEHLDGHTDIIHKQLYSDWLPWELKCRDLLLRRYWRREDDGTYVILYHSVFHKKCPPQKGFVRVCLKSGGYVITPVNQGAQSIVKHMLAIDWKYWKSYIRTSSGRCITIKMLGRVAALRELFQAKIGNFSSNFSSGELARNVMFHDDRPMESLKDGRTVEEMSDGSGKAPSEHASLLSLNDAADEFFDVLEPSDDQSESSWSRDFAPDIYPQGHHPRLSTAAGFVRKLHDLAVQKRGYVDLQDMVTEDIVSCCYGTTLPKDPTCMLTSSWTEADPSTFLIRGKNYLKDHQKVKAKGTLMQMVAADWLRSDKREDDLGGRPGSIVQKYAAHGGAEFLFIVNIQVPGSTTYSLALYYMMSTTLKDAPLLESFVKGDDAHRNSRFKLIPYISKGSWIVKQSVGKKACLIDQALQMNYFRGSNYLELGINIGSSTVARGVVNLVLGYLNSLVIEMAFLVQANTEDELPEYHLGTCRLNYLDAARSVLLKQ comes from the exons ATGGAGGGTTGGTTGTATCTGATCCGCTCCAATCGGCTCGGCCTTCAGTTCTCCAGGAAGCGCTACTTCGTCCACGACGATCACAGTCTCAAGTGCTTCAAATCGGTTCCTTCTTCTATAGATGAg GATCCTGTGAGAAGTGCGATGATTGATTCCTGTATTCGAGTCATGGACAATGGAAGAGAAAGCATTCATAGAAAA GTGTTCTTCATATTCACACTTTATAATACGTCAAATCACAATGACCAACTCAAG CTGGGAGCATATAGTCCTGAAGAAGCAGCAAGATGGATTCATTCCTTCCAGGAAGCAGCTATTAAG GGCGGTCCAGATCCTGGTGCTAGTGTTCTGAACTGCTCAAAAATGAGCCGGCACTCATTAAG ATTAAGTGGTTCCAACAGAGTAAGTCATGTTATTCCAGTGGACTGGACTCTTGGTACATCCAACCATACAGATCTAGTGGCATCAGATGTTGTTGCCCCTTCACCATGGACAATCTTTGGTTTCCAGAATG AAGCAAAAGAGTGGGATTCTCATGGGAAA TGGGATGACCATCCTGCAGTAATGGCTGTCGGTGTGGTTGATGGCACATCAGAAGCCATTTTTCAAACACTTATGTCTCTTGGTCCCTCAAGATCTGA ATGGGACTTCTGTTTCTATAAGGGAAGGGTGGTTGAGCATCTCGATGGTCACACCGATATCATTCACAAGCAGCTGTATAGCGATTGGCTACCTTG GGAACTGAAATGTAGAGATCTGTTGTTGCGTCGATattggagaagagaagatgatggtaCATATG TTATACTCTATCATTCAGTGTTCCACAAGAAGTGCCCCCCGCAGAAAGGCTTTGTCCGAGTGTGCCTAAAAA GTGGAGGATATGTCATTACTCCAGTGAACCAAGGGGCACAATCAATAGTAAAACACATGCTTGCTATTGATTGGAAATACTGGAAATCTTACATACGAACTTCTTCAGGCCGGTGTATAACAATCAAAATGCTTGGCAGAGTTGCTG CACTAAGAGAGTTGTTTCAAGCAAAAATAGGGAATTTTTCCTCAAACTTTTCGTCAGGAGAGCTGGCAAGAAATGTTATGTTTCATGACGATAGACCCATGGAATCGTTAAAGGATGGTAGGACAGTGGAAGAGATGAGTGATGGATCAGGTAAGGCGCCTTCAGAGCATGCTAGCCTTCTCAGCCTAAACGATGCTGCTGACGAGTTCTTTGATGTTCTGGAGCCATCAGATGACCAATCAGAGAGCAGTTGGTCTCGTGATTTTGCACCAGACATTTACCCTCAG GGACATCATCCGAGATTATCAACTGCTGCTGGTTTTGTGAGAAAATTACATGACCTTGCAG TTCAGAAGAGGGGCTATGTTGACTTACAAGATATGGTGACAGAAGACATTGTCTCATGTTGCTATGGAACTACTCTTCCTAAAGATCCGACTTGCATGTTGACTTCCAGCTGGACTGAAGCAGACCCTTCTACATTTTTAATCCGTGGAAAGAATTATTTGAAGGACCATCAGAAG GTTAAAGCCAAAGGAACCTTGATGCAAATGGTTGCTGCAGATTGGCTAAGATCTGACAAAAGGGAAGATGATCTTGGAGGAAGGCCGGGGAGTATTGTTCAG AAATATGCAGCCCATGGTGGAGCAGAGTTCTTATTTATTGTAAACATACAG GTACCTGGATCAACAACCTACAGCCTAGCACTATACTACATGATGAGCACTACCCTGAAAGATGCACCCCTACTGGAGAGCTTTGTCAAGGGGGATGATGCACATAGAAATTCAAGGTTCAAGCTTATACCTTATATCTCAAAG GGTTCTTGGATAGTTAAGCAGAGTGTAGGAAAGAAAGCCTGTCTGATTGACCAAGCACTGCAAATGAATTATTTTCGTGGGAGTAACTACTTGGAG CTTGGGATCAACATTGGGTCATCAACAGTTGCCAGGGGAGTGGTTAATCTGGTACTTGGTTACCTTAACAGCCTGGTCATCGAAATGGCATTCTTGGTGCAG GCTAACACGGAAGACGAGCTGCCCGAGTATCATCTGGGAACTTGCCGGCTTAACTATCTGGATGCAGCAAGATCGGTTCTACTCAAACAGTGA
- the LOC115752256 gene encoding protein ENHANCED DISEASE RESISTANCE 2-like isoform X4: MLLPLHHGQSLVSRMICAGLRLFKEAKEWDSHGKWDDHPAVMAVGVVDGTSEAIFQTLMSLGPSRSEWDFCFYKGRVVEHLDGHTDIIHKQLYSDWLPWELKCRDLLLRRYWRREDDGTYVILYHSVFHKKCPPQKGFVRVCLKSGGYVITPVNQGAQSIVKHMLAIDWKYWKSYIRTSSGRCITIKMLGRVAALRELFQAKIGNFSSNFSSGELARNVMFHDDRPMESLKDGRTVEEMSDGSGKAPSEHASLLSLNDAADEFFDVLEPSDDQSESSWSRDFAPDIYPQGHHPRLSTAAGFVRKLHDLAVQKRGYVDLQDMVTEDIVSCCYGTTLPKDPTCMLTSSWTEADPSTFLIRGKNYLKDHQKVKAKGTLMQMVAADWLRSDKREDDLGGRPGSIVQKYAAHGGAEFLFIVNIQVPGSTTYSLALYYMMSTTLKDAPLLESFVKGDDAHRNSRFKLIPYISKGSWIVKQSVGKKACLIDQALQMNYFRGSNYLELGINIGSSTVARGVVNLVLGYLNSLVIEMAFLVQANTEDELPEYHLGTCRLNYLDAARSVLLKQ; encoded by the exons ATGTTGTTGCCCCTTCACCATGGACAATCTTTGGTTTCCAGAATG ATCTGTGCAGGTTTGCGGCTTTTTAAAGAAGCAAAAGAGTGGGATTCTCATGGGAAA TGGGATGACCATCCTGCAGTAATGGCTGTCGGTGTGGTTGATGGCACATCAGAAGCCATTTTTCAAACACTTATGTCTCTTGGTCCCTCAAGATCTGA ATGGGACTTCTGTTTCTATAAGGGAAGGGTGGTTGAGCATCTCGATGGTCACACCGATATCATTCACAAGCAGCTGTATAGCGATTGGCTACCTTG GGAACTGAAATGTAGAGATCTGTTGTTGCGTCGATattggagaagagaagatgatggtaCATATG TTATACTCTATCATTCAGTGTTCCACAAGAAGTGCCCCCCGCAGAAAGGCTTTGTCCGAGTGTGCCTAAAAA GTGGAGGATATGTCATTACTCCAGTGAACCAAGGGGCACAATCAATAGTAAAACACATGCTTGCTATTGATTGGAAATACTGGAAATCTTACATACGAACTTCTTCAGGCCGGTGTATAACAATCAAAATGCTTGGCAGAGTTGCTG CACTAAGAGAGTTGTTTCAAGCAAAAATAGGGAATTTTTCCTCAAACTTTTCGTCAGGAGAGCTGGCAAGAAATGTTATGTTTCATGACGATAGACCCATGGAATCGTTAAAGGATGGTAGGACAGTGGAAGAGATGAGTGATGGATCAGGTAAGGCGCCTTCAGAGCATGCTAGCCTTCTCAGCCTAAACGATGCTGCTGACGAGTTCTTTGATGTTCTGGAGCCATCAGATGACCAATCAGAGAGCAGTTGGTCTCGTGATTTTGCACCAGACATTTACCCTCAG GGACATCATCCGAGATTATCAACTGCTGCTGGTTTTGTGAGAAAATTACATGACCTTGCAG TTCAGAAGAGGGGCTATGTTGACTTACAAGATATGGTGACAGAAGACATTGTCTCATGTTGCTATGGAACTACTCTTCCTAAAGATCCGACTTGCATGTTGACTTCCAGCTGGACTGAAGCAGACCCTTCTACATTTTTAATCCGTGGAAAGAATTATTTGAAGGACCATCAGAAG GTTAAAGCCAAAGGAACCTTGATGCAAATGGTTGCTGCAGATTGGCTAAGATCTGACAAAAGGGAAGATGATCTTGGAGGAAGGCCGGGGAGTATTGTTCAG AAATATGCAGCCCATGGTGGAGCAGAGTTCTTATTTATTGTAAACATACAG GTACCTGGATCAACAACCTACAGCCTAGCACTATACTACATGATGAGCACTACCCTGAAAGATGCACCCCTACTGGAGAGCTTTGTCAAGGGGGATGATGCACATAGAAATTCAAGGTTCAAGCTTATACCTTATATCTCAAAG GGTTCTTGGATAGTTAAGCAGAGTGTAGGAAAGAAAGCCTGTCTGATTGACCAAGCACTGCAAATGAATTATTTTCGTGGGAGTAACTACTTGGAG CTTGGGATCAACATTGGGTCATCAACAGTTGCCAGGGGAGTGGTTAATCTGGTACTTGGTTACCTTAACAGCCTGGTCATCGAAATGGCATTCTTGGTGCAG GCTAACACGGAAGACGAGCTGCCCGAGTATCATCTGGGAACTTGCCGGCTTAACTATCTGGATGCAGCAAGATCGGTTCTACTCAAACAGTGA